A genomic window from Cucumis melo cultivar AY chromosome 8, USDA_Cmelo_AY_1.0, whole genome shotgun sequence includes:
- the LOC103495883 gene encoding zeatin O-glucosyltransferase-like gives MTEDGQVVVVMVPLAAQGHLNQLLHLSRFISARNIPVHYIGATTHNRQAKLRIHGWDPSELANLHFHSFSIPPIPCPPPDPTAETRFPAHLIPSFRTAATHLRGPLKNLLHSLSPHSRRIIVIHDSLMASTVEDIDSIPNAESYNFHSVSAFAMAIYDLEQDQQTKGMESSIVKDLDIPSLDGCFTQEFWEFVELQFGGPRKFSGNLYNTCKTMEEPYLEILQRINHETKHWAIGPFNPLELSSSSHNIHPCLEWLDQQKANSVVYVSFGTTTALEDEQIAEIASGLERSEQKFIWVLRDADKGDIFNGEVRKCELPDGFEKRVKMEGKGLVVRDWAPQLAILSHDSTGGFVSHCGWNSCMETITMGVPMVAWPMHSDQPRNAVLMTKVLRVGLLIREWAQRDELVMATTIEKAVRKLMASEEGHEMRKTVEELAVVMRQAVEENGVSRVEFDSFISHITRDV, from the exons ATGACTGAAGACGGCCAAGTGGTGGTCGTCATGGTGCCACTGGCGGCACAGGGTCATCTCAATCAGCTCCTCCACCTCTCCCGCTTTATCTCGGCCCGCAACATCCCCGTCCACTACATCGGTGCCACCACCCATAATCGCCAAGCCAAGCTCCGCATCCATGGATGGGATCCATCGGAGCTCGCCAACCTCCATTTCCACAGCTTCTCCATCCCTCCTATTCCATGTCCTCCGCCCGATCCCACGGCGGAGACCAGGTTCCCCGCCCACCTCATCCCTTCGTTTCGAACCGCAGCGACCCACCTCCGCGGCCCTCTCAAAAATCTCTTACACTCCCTCTCTCCACATTCAAGAAGAATCATTGTGATTCATGATTCCCTAATGGCATCAACCGTTGAAGATATTGACTCCATACCAAACGCTGAGTCTTACAATTTCCATAGTGTGTCAGCCTTTGCAATGGCAATTTATGATCTTGAACAAGATCAACAAACAAAAGGCATGGAAAGTTCCATAGTTAAGGATCTTGATATTCCATCTCTTGATGGGTGTTTCACTCAAGAGTTTTGGGAGTTTGTGGAATTGCAATTTGGAGGTCCAAGAAAGTTCTCTGGGAATCTCTACAACACTTGCAAGACTATGGAAGAGCCATATTTAGAGATCCTTCAAAGAATCAACCATGAGACTAAGCATTGGGCTATTGGTCCATTCAATCCTTTGGAATTGAGCTCATCAAGCCACAATATTCACCCTTGCTTGGAGTGGTTGGATCAACAAAAGGCTAATTCTGTAGTCTATGTTTCCTTTGGGACTACCACCGCCTTGGAAGACGAGCAAATCGCTGAAATAGCAA GTGGATTGGAAAGAAGTGAGCAGAAGTTCATATGGGTATTAAGAGATGCAGACAAAGGAGACATCTTCAACGGAGAAGTTAGAAAATGTGAGCTACCAGATGGCTTTGAAAAACGGGTGAAAATGGAAGGGAAAGGGTTGGTGGTCCGAGACTGGGCGCCACAGTTAGCCATTCTAAGCCATGATTCGACAGGAGGGTTCGTGAGTCATTGCGGGTGGAACTCCTGCATGGAGACCATAACCATGGGGGTTCCAATGGTAGCATGGCCGATGCACTCTGACCAGCCGAGAAATGCTGTGTTGATGACGAAGGTGCTCCGAGTCGGTTTGCTCATAAGGGAATGGGCTCAACGAGATGAGCTTGTAATGGCAACAACAATTGAAAAGGCAGTGAGAAAGCTTATGGCATCAGAGGAAGGTCATGAGATGAGGAAGACGGTGGAGGAGCTCGCCGTTGTCATGCGACAAGCGGTAGAAGAGAATGGAGTATCTCGAGTGGAGtttgattctttcatttctcatATTACAAGAGAtgtttaa